The following coding sequences lie in one Candidatus Neptunochlamydia sp. REUL1 genomic window:
- a CDS encoding zinc-binding alcohol dehydrogenase family protein, whose protein sequence is MNPSDALGALGYFSHTHLPRIPGRDFAGVVIKGSPDVIGKKVWGTGGAVGIDRNGGHAEHLTLPESSLSEIPNNLSPEEAGAQTLPYTTAYYSLVSRAQIKPNEEVLVIGSINTIDFNFEENKAFLADLKEGFEWKKLTPLPISKETTFSLSKATEA, encoded by the coding sequence ATGAACCCAAGTGATGCCCTCGGAGCATTAGGATACTTTTCTCATACACACCTACCTCGCATCCCAGGAAGAGATTTTGCAGGAGTTGTTATCAAAGGAAGCCCTGACGTCATTGGAAAAAAGGTGTGGGGAACTGGGGGTGCCGTAGGAATCGATAGAAATGGAGGCCATGCCGAACACCTTACCCTCCCTGAATCTTCCCTATCCGAGATTCCCAATAACCTCTCTCCTGAAGAAGCCGGAGCTCAAACCCTTCCCTACACTACCGCCTATTACAGCCTTGTTTCTCGAGCGCAAATCAAACCAAATGAAGAAGTTCTTGTGATTGGTAGCATCAACACCATTGACTTTAACTTTGAAGAAAACAAGGCCTTTCTCGCCGACCTCAAGGAAGGATTTGAATGGAAAAAGCTTACACCTCTCCCGATTTCCAAAGAAACAACCTTTTCTCTTTCAAAGGCCACTGAGGCTTAA
- a CDS encoding phosphotransacetylase family protein, with amino-acid sequence MSKKAFFVAATGQHVGKTTTCLGLVSGLLKKHKNVGFIKPIGQEHIEIETGVHVDKDVVLFKDHFDLKQAEATMSPVLFPRGFTRDFLDEKVKEEDLQSKIEESYKTISKSSNATVVEGTGHVGVGSIVNFSNARVASLLGLPMILVASGGLGSAFDALAVNKALCDAEGVRIAGIILNRVHDDKRDMVLTYMEKALADWNIPILGCIPFDPFLSNPTMQDYESLFNATLLTGEEHHMRHFRHMRLVATSLKNYRELILPNQLIITPSNREDIILSTLTKHWDVKIANPQEDLSVGIILTGDAPPRQTILEALKKANIPMLYAPVSSYRAMEMITSYTVKIRKEDKEKINEAVEVVESHIDFDLLLSTL; translated from the coding sequence TTGTCTAAAAAAGCTTTCTTTGTTGCAGCGACAGGACAACACGTCGGAAAAACCACAACCTGTCTTGGCCTGGTTTCAGGGCTATTGAAAAAACACAAAAATGTGGGCTTTATCAAGCCCATTGGGCAAGAGCACATAGAGATTGAAACAGGCGTTCATGTTGACAAGGATGTGGTTCTATTTAAAGACCATTTTGATCTAAAGCAAGCTGAAGCCACGATGAGCCCGGTTCTTTTTCCACGAGGGTTTACCCGTGATTTCCTCGATGAAAAAGTTAAAGAAGAAGACCTACAATCGAAAATCGAAGAAAGTTATAAAACAATATCTAAGTCAAGCAATGCGACTGTCGTTGAGGGAACAGGACATGTTGGTGTCGGATCCATTGTTAACTTCAGCAACGCCCGTGTGGCATCCCTCCTTGGACTACCCATGATTCTTGTTGCTTCTGGCGGTCTTGGCTCTGCTTTTGATGCCTTAGCCGTTAACAAAGCCCTTTGCGACGCTGAAGGAGTACGGATTGCCGGTATCATCTTAAACCGCGTGCACGATGATAAACGAGACATGGTCCTGACTTACATGGAAAAAGCGCTCGCCGATTGGAATATTCCAATCCTTGGCTGCATTCCCTTCGACCCTTTTCTAAGTAATCCCACGATGCAGGACTATGAGTCCCTTTTCAATGCCACATTGCTCACCGGGGAAGAACACCACATGCGTCATTTTCGCCATATGCGCCTTGTGGCCACTTCCCTCAAAAACTATCGGGAACTGATTCTTCCAAACCAGCTCATCATCACTCCTTCGAATCGCGAAGATATTATCTTGTCCACCCTAACCAAACACTGGGATGTTAAAATTGCCAACCCTCAAGAAGATCTCTCCGTAGGAATCATCCTGACTGGTGACGCCCCTCCCCGACAAACCATCCTCGAGGCACTCAAAAAAGCCAATATCCCCATGCTCTATGCCCCTGTCAGTTCCTATCGCGCCATGGAAATGATCACCTCCTACACCGTTAAGATCCGTAAAGAAGACAAAGAAAAAATCAACGAAGCTGTCGAAGTCGTTGAATCCCACATTGACTTCGACCTCCTCCTTTCCACCCTTTAA
- a CDS encoding NUDIX hydrolase, whose amino-acid sequence MERHFTTSVYILREERVLLLFHPKLQKWLPPGGHIEKNESPPEAARREVMEETGLEISFTKQENLWVKRWNASSFERPYMCLIEEIPQHKETPAHQHLDLIYLASPLGDSTPNSPDPIEYFSLEEVEAMKSDEEIFEETQDTIRHLLKVEAAIV is encoded by the coding sequence ATGGAACGTCATTTTACCACTTCAGTTTACATCCTGCGTGAAGAGAGAGTCCTCCTCCTTTTTCATCCAAAATTGCAAAAATGGCTCCCTCCTGGTGGACATATTGAAAAAAATGAATCTCCCCCTGAGGCAGCACGGCGAGAGGTCATGGAAGAAACAGGACTTGAGATTTCTTTTACCAAGCAAGAAAACCTCTGGGTCAAACGGTGGAATGCCTCCTCTTTTGAGCGTCCCTACATGTGCCTTATTGAAGAAATCCCCCAGCATAAAGAGACCCCTGCCCACCAACACCTTGATCTTATTTATCTAGCCAGCCCCTTAGGAGATTCTACCCCAAATTCCCCTGATCCTATTGAGTACTTTTCCTTAGAAGAGGTCGAAGCAATGAAAAGTGATGAGGAAATTTTTGAAGAAACTCAGGATACAATTCGCCATCTGTTAAAAGTGGAGGCCGCCATTGTCTAA